The DNA sequence GTCATCGTCTGCAATGACCACATCGTGGAGGAGCCTGTGGGCCTCATCGGCGTCCTTCTTATCCACGAAGATTGTGACCGAGTTCTGGCCGGTTGAAATTCCTATGATATTTATGGAGTTCTCTGCAAGCCTTGATGTTAACCGGGCCAGTATACCTGGCTTGTTCAGTATCTTTTCACCCACAACAGCAACCACGGATATTGGATCCGGGTTGAGGGTTGTTGTCTTAACCATCTTATTCTTTGATGGTCCGATTATCTCGGTTCCTGGTGCAGATAGGTCCCCGTGCTCAAATCCTATTATCTTTGCCTTTATATCAGGGTCCTTGTATTTTAGGGCGTGGGGGTGGAGTACCTGGGCCCCATGGGTTGCAAGGTCCCTCATCTCCTCAACGGATATTTTATCAAGTTTCTTGGCACCCTGAAGTTTGTTGGGGTCCGTGGACATGACACCTCCAACGTCTGTTACGATTATAACCTCATCTGCCTTCAGGCAGTGACCAAGGAGGAATGCTGTTATGTCACTTCCACCCCTCCCCAGGGTGGTTATGTAGCCGTTGGGGTCCCTTCCAAGGAAGCCGCAAACCACAGGTATTATTCCCTGATCAAGGAGTTTAAGCAGTTCCCTTGATTTCTCCTCAGTTGCCTCAAAATCCACCTTAGCATTTAAAAGGTTGCTGTCGGTTATTATTGGCCATTCATCCATGAATGGGTCTATATATTCTGATTTAACTCCGAGTGCCTCTATCGCGGATGAGAATATCCTGACACTGGTCATTTCACCCATGGATACTATTTCAGCCAGCTGCTTCTCTGTGACAGCGTCTTCCATTGCCTCGTCCACTATCTGGAGGAGTTCATCGGTTGTCTTATTTATGGCAGATACAACGACAACGACCTTCCTGCCCTTCATGTACTCCTTCACAACTGAACGGGCCGCCTTCTTAATTCGCCTACCATTTCCTATTGATGTACCGCCAAATTTAGCAACTATTAACTCCATTAACCTTCACAACCTTTTAAATGTTGGAAAAAATGAAAAAAATTCTGTCTTATTTCTGCTGGCTGATGATCCTTGTAATGTAACCTGCTATCTTGTTTCTTAGGTGTTTGGTGCTTACTGTTGAGAACTCCTCCACAAGTTTCTTGTTAGTGTCAAAGTCGTCTGTAAATTTCCCTGGATGAGTTTCTATCATCTCTTTAGCTATTCTTTTTACAAAGGATGTCCTTATGTTTCCCATTTCATTGCCTCCTTAACATTTCTTTCTGTTCAGTTTTACTGAGATCCATCAGAATCTTCATCAGTTCTGTAAGTTTATTCTCATCGATACCATTTTCCCTGGCGATTTTCCGGGTCCTCTCTATAATCTGGAGTTCCCTTTCAGGATCCAGGATCTCCATTCCAAGGACCTCCTTGGCCTCTGCTATCTCCCGTGCAAGGGCTATCCTTGAGGTTATGAGGTCAAGTATGTCCCTGTCTATTCCATCTATCTTCTGCCTGGATCTTCTGAGGACCTCCCGTGCTCTGTACTCATCCATAAATTACATTCCCCTTTCTTCCATTCAAGGGTCACTGGAGTTATTCAAGGACACGTGTACCCTCGTTGTCCACTGATGTTACAAGCACATCTCCCTCAAGGTTCTCCCAGGCATCGATGATATCAGCTTCAGAGTCCTCATGTGTTAGGGCCACAAAGGATGGCCCGGTTCCTGAGAGACCCGCTGCAAGGGCACCCGCCTCAAGGGCGTCAAGGGCTATTCCCGGATCGAATCCCAGGGATGCACAATAGAGTATCCCGTTGAGTGTCAGGGCACTGTGGACCCTTCCATCAAGGACCTCCCTGAAGGCCATATCAACCCAGGGGGCCAGCAGTTTCATCCGCGGGACATCTGATTGTGCAGTCAGTGATTTTCTGTCCGGCATATATATTAATACCTTTTGATTTTCCATCGGCTCCCTGAGGATTATGCGCCTCTCCATGTTATCTGTCACGGTTAAGCCGCCATAGAATGATGCACTTGCATCATCATAGGCCCCGGTAACACTCACACCCGCCTGCAGGGAAGCGTCAACTGCCATGTTGAGCATCTCAAAATCCTCCATGGGTTGGAGGCCAAATTCGTCTGATAAAAGGGATGAAACTGCCATCACGGTGGCGTTGGATGCCGCGCTGCTGCTTGAGAGTCCGCTGGCAACAGGAAGGTCCGATGATGTTACCACCCTCACACCGGCATCCACTCCATAATGCTCAATCACCATCCGGGTGCAGAGCTCCATGAGAGATGTGTCAGCACCCTCACGGGAGATGCACTCCACCCCTGAGTCAATCAGCTCTGCCTCTGCCTCCACCCTCAGTCCTATGCCGAATGCTGAGCCCCTGCCAGTCGCAATCGCATTAATCACGGTTGCGGATCCAGGGGACCTTACAGTTTTCTTCACAACCATCACTCCAGGATTCTATGATCGTTCACTGAATAGATTATTAGGCTGCAAAGCACTCCAGAGAGCACCTCAAGCTCTCAAACACTGCAAAGTGTATTCATCAATTAAATAGTATCTAAGTGCAATATTTATATAGTGGTAGAACATTCTATTAATAAAAATGGTTAAAAATTTAGGATGGTACATGGATGTCTGATATAACAAAAACTCCTGAAAACATGACTGGAGGTAAAAAGGTCTGATACCATGGATAGAAACAGCAAGATAGTAGTCGGTCTCGTCGCGGTCCTCTCAATCGCAGGTTTGGTGCTTTCATTAGCCGGTCTGCTGGAGGGCGGCGAGGGTACGATAGCAATAATACCTGTCCACGGAGCCATAGCCTATGACACGGCAGGGTTCTCTGATGGAGTGGACCCTGATGACATAAAGGAGCTCATCGCTGAAGCCAACAGCGATCCCTCAGTTAAGGCCATTGTCCTCGACATAAACAGCCCGGGAGGGACACCTGTTGCAAGTGAGGAACTCATGGATGCCATAAATAAATCAGAAAAACCAGTGGTGAGCTGGATAAGTGATTCAGGGACCTCGGGGGCATACCTTGCAGCATCAGCCTCTGACAGGATAGTTGCGAGTCCCTCAGCATGGGTTGGAAGCATAGGTGTCATACTCGACCTTACGGATCTCTCCCAGATGTACAGGCAGATGGGGATAAACAAGTACGCCATAAAGGCCGGTGAGTACAAGGACATGGGTGCCGATTACCGCATGATAACCGATGAGGAGAGACAGATGCTGCAGTCAATGGTCAATGAGGAGTACGACTACTTCATAAAGACCGTGGCTGCCAACAGAAACCTTAGCGTCTCCTACGTGAAGAGCCTGGCAGAGGGCCGGATATTCACAGGCAGACAGGCTGTACGCAACCGGCTGGTGGATTTCACTGGAGGGAAGGACTATGCAGTTGAGGTGGCTGCGAAGCTCGCAGGTGTGAAGAACTATAACACGATAACCCTCGAGCCTCCTTCTGGCTTCCTAAGGGTCCTCTCCAGCATGTTCTCAAGGCTGGGATTTGCCTCAGGGAACACAACGGAAGAGCTGCAGCTCCATTGATGAAGGTGGAAAAGGATAAGTATTTATCTAAAAAGGGGAAGAAGATAATTATATTACTCTCACGGAGGTTAAGAAATGGTTGTTAATATAGAGGTTTTCACATCCCCAACCTGCCCTTACTGTCCAATGGCAATCGAGGTCGTTGATGAGGCCAAAAAGGAATTCGGAGACAAAATTGATGTCGAAAAGATCGACATAATGGTTGACCGGGAAAAGGCCATAGAGTATGGGCTGATGGCTGTCCCTGCCATAGCAATCAACGGTGTTGTCAGGTTCGTTGGGGCCCCAAGCAGGGAAGAACTCTTTGAAGCCATAAATGATGAGATGGAATAACTTCTTTTTCAATTAATTTTTAAGGATTTTTCTGATGAATGATGAGAGGGTATTCGGGATTACAACTGGAACAGCTGCCACCGCAGCAGCCCTCGCCTCACTCCTGTGTCTGAAGGGCTGTGAAGCCAGTAAGGTCAGGGTCAGGACCCCATCCGGGATCCTGGAGGTTGACGTTGAATATGTTGAGCGCATCTCAGGTGACACCGCCAGGGCCTGTGTCATCAAGAGACCCTACCCTGACCCTGATGTCACCGTGAATCTTGAGATCATTTCCACTGTTCAGATCACAGGGACACCTGAAATCATGATAAGGGGTGGTGAGGGTGTTGGAATCGTCACAAAGCCCGGTCTCCAGGTCCCCCCCGGAGAAGCAGCCATAAACCCTGTCCCCAGGAGGATGATAGAGGAGAACCTCAGGGAACACCTCAGGGATGATGAGGGCGCTGTGGTCACAGTGTCTGTGCCCGGGGGGGAGAGGATAGCCTCCAGGACCATGAACCCCCGTCTCGGGATCATCGGAGGTATCTCCATCCTTGGGACAACAGGCATAGCCAGGCCCATGTCCACCGAGGCATACCGGGAATCCCTTGCCTGTCAGATCGATATCGCCACTGCCAGGGGTTTCAGGGAACTCGTATTTGTACCGGGTAACATAGGGGAGAGATTCGCCCGGGAGTACTTTGAATCCATCGAGGATGAGAGGATAATCCAGATGGCCAACTTCCCAGGCTACATGCTGGAGGAGGCCGATGGCAGGGGGGTTGAGCGGATAATACTCATGGGCCATGCAGGTAAACTGATCAAGCTGTCTGCCGGGATATTCCAGACCCGGAGTTCAGATGCAGATGCCCGCCGCGAGATAATGGCTGCCCATGCAGCCCTCATGGGTGCCTCCAGAGATACGGTGACCAGAATATTCAACGATGGGACCGTGGAGGAGATGATATCTGAACTCGAGGGTGAAGGGTTGACAGGTAGGGTCTTCAACAGCATAGCAGATGCCATAAGGGAGAGGTTCAATGAGAGGTTCTCCTTTGATACCGATGTCCTGATTTTCAGCCTGGATGGCCGGATCCTCAACTCAAACTTCAAGACTAAAAGGAACCACAGATTTACTGAAGTATTTTAGAATCCATCAAAGAAATTCATGAGTGATGATAATGAAAGAATTCACCCATGTATTTTAGAATCCATCAAAGAAATTCATGAGTGATGATAATGAAAGAATTCACCCATGTATTTTAGAATCCATCAAAGAAATTCATGAGTGATGATAATGAAAGAATTCACCCATACAGATGAAAAGGGGGTCCGCATGGTTGATGTGGGCTCAAAGCCAGTTGTTAGGAGAACCGCGACAGCCGAGGGCCATATACTCCTGCGTGAAGACACCATAAACTTAATCCGTGAAAAGAAGATTGAAAAGGGGAACGTGCTTGCAACGGCCCAGATAGCAGCCATAGTGGCCGTTAAGAGGACCTGGGAGATAATACCCCTCTGCCATCCCCTCCCCCTCACAGGTGTTGATGTTGAATTTGACCTGGATGATGACCGGATCACCGCCAGGGTTACTGTGAGATGCGATGGGAAGACTGGTGTTGAGATGGAGGCCGTAACCGGTGTATCCGTTGCCCTGCTCACAATATGGGACATGGTTAAAAGTGTTGAGAAGGACGATGATGGCCAGTACCCTGAAACGGCCATCAGCAACATAAGAGTCATTAAAAAGGAAAAGCTGGAACTCTGAGGCGTGTTCATATGAAGTCCCTCCCACCTGAAATGAGACAGATCCTCGGGGACTGCTACCCCCATATAAGGGAGCTGAACCCTGCCCAGAGGAGTGCCATTGAAGCGGGTTACCTTGAATCAGAGGACAACTACATAATAGCCATACCCACAGCCAGCGGAAAGACCCTCCTTGGTATCATTGCAGCCCTGAAAACGGTCATGGAAGGTGGGCGCGTGATCTACACAGTGCCCCTTCTATCAATCCAGAACGAAAAGATAAAGGAATTCCGCAAACTTGAAGAACACGGTATAAGGGTCGGTAAGGACCCGCGGACCTCTGACATCGCGGTCATGGTCTTTGAATCCTTCGACAGCCTCACCAGGTTCTCATGGAATATCCTCCGGGAGGTTGACCTCCTCATCGTTGATGAATTCCACATGATAGGGGAGTACACGAGGGGCCCGGTAATCGAGTCTGCAATTACAAGGGCAAGGACCCTGAATCCATCAGTACGTATAGTTGCACTCTCTGCAACCCTCTCAAATATGGATGAAATAGCCGGATGGCTCGACGCAAGGGTTGTGGAGCACGACTACCGGCCTGTTCCCCTTCATCGGGAGGTCCTTGACACTGAGATGTTCGGGGTCAGGGAAAAGAACGATGTTGTCCTCAAGGTTCTTGAGAGGTCCCTTGAGGATGGGAGCCAGACCCTCGCCTTCGTATCCACCAGGAGGTTCACAGAGTCCCTCGCATCCCACCTTGCAGATAAGATATCAGGGAAGATACCTGATGACATGGTGGAGAGCTTCAGGGAGGTGGCCGGGAAGGTTCTTGAGGTTCCAAAGTCCAGGGGATCCCCTCCAACCTCCACCTGCCTGAAACTTGCAGAATGCCTGGAGGCAGGGATCGCATTCCACCATGCAGGACTCTTCAACAGGCAGCGGGAGATAATAGAGGACGAGTTCAGGGACGGGAATATACTGATGATAACCGCCACTCCCAGTCTCATGTACGGAGTCAACCTCCCATCAAGGACAGTTGTGATAAGGGACTACACCAGGTGGACGAGTCAGGGCCCCAGGAGGATCCCTGTATTTGATTATGAGCAGATGTCTGGTAGGGCCGGGCGGCCCCAGTATGATGATGCCGGCTACTCCTACCTCATAGCCAGGAGCCATGATGAGGCCATGGATCTGGAGGAGTACTACATCAGGGGTGAAGTCGAGAGGACGACCTCACGTATCATAGAGAACAGGGACGCCCTGTACAGACAGATAATTGCACAGGTCGCCTCCGGTCTCTCAGGAACCACGGAGGAGCTGGCAGATTTCTTCAGAAACACATTCTATGGGTACCAGATGGTTGAGGGTCCCTTCAGTGATTCATTCGGGATGGACAGTATTCAGTATGAGGTCGAGAACGCCACAGAGTACCTTATGAGGAACAGGATCCTCTATCCTGGCCCTGAAGGATTCTCCGCAACAGAGTTCGGTCTCCTCATAGCAAAATCCAATTACAGTGTGGAGACGGCCATCAAGCTCCACCAGTTTGCATCAGAGATGGATGAGATGGACATATACCGCCTCATCTATGAGATAACAAGGACACCTGATATGCCCCTGATATCATTCAAGGGGAGGAAGAGCCGGGACCCTGTCCGTGATAAGCTGATGGAACATGGGCTCTTCCTAATGGACGTCGGGAACGAAGAGGCGACGGCAGCTGCTCTGATTGAGTGGATCAATGAGAGAACAGAATATGAAATAGAGAATGCGTTTCATGTTTACGCTGCTTCAACGAGGCGCTCGGCCTACGAAGCCTCAAAAATCGTTAAATTTTTTGGTAAGATCTGCGAGATAATGGGAGTATACAGGCACTCCAGTCAACTCGAAATCCTTTCTGCAAGGCTCTATTATGGTGTGAAAGAGGATGCCATACCCCTTGTGGTTGGTGTGAGAGGGCTTGGAAGAGTCCGGGCCCGTAAGATCATCAAAACCTTTGGTGAGGATCTGCGACATGTGCGGGAAGATGAACTTAAACGTATTGATGGAATCGGACCAAAAATGGCAGGGGCTATTAGAAGGTACTGTGAAAGGTTCTGATGCCCTCATAATGGCTCTGAGGAACATGGCAGCCACTCTAGGTGTGTATGATCTGATGGAGGTGCGTGTCTTCCTAGAAAGGAGTTGCAGATTTGTTCAGGAGAGATACAGGGCAATATATGTGGATGCATATATGTCCATGGTCGTCGACTCCGTGCTTGACCTTAAGGCAGGGTTCTCAGGGACGCCTGAAATGGATGATGCACGTTACAGCCTCAGGGATGCCCTTAAAAGGCTGGATGAAATCAACGCTCCCACCATTGTTGGTTTAACTGTTTTATACAGAACCTATGTTAAGGGGGAACCGCTGCACCCTCCCGGAACACCATTTCCCGGAGGTTTTGAGGTTGAAAAAAAGGATGGTGTCCACTACTGTCCAGTTAAGGATAAACAGAGTGATAACCCGGAAGCCCTATGTGATATCTGTATCGCCAGACAGAGCCCCCTTCCCTGATCTTCCAGGAGGATTCAGCCCTTGTCTACTGTGATAAATAGGGATACCTCCAGCACATCAGAAATACCCCGAAATCGTCCGGAGTGCAGGTCGTGAGCAGATGATAAGAAGCAGTGATATTCCAGAAAAGATGACAGAGATGCAGCTCCTTGAAATGCTTAAAAAGGAGGCCTCCTCTGTCCATATAAAGGATATAATGAGTGCATCGGTCTACCTGAGGGAGGACGCCAGGTACCTGCCGCCCAGGGAGCAGAAGGAGTTCATCGAAAGGTTCACCAGGGCCTTCTTTAACAGGATACGGGATATAAAGAATGATAAAAACATCTACCAGGGTCATGTTGACACCGCAGGGTTAAAGGAATTCATAGACTTCCTTGACCAGCAGTTAAGCCAGGCAAAAACAGAAAATGAAAGGTGCTTTCAGAAGATCGCCCGTATAATAACAATCTACGTCACATTCGTAAGGAAGGAACCCGTTCATCCAGTGGGGACCCGCTTTCCCGGTGGTTTCACGGTTAGAAGGGAGGGAAATGTCTTCTACTGTCCTGTCAAGGACAGACAGATAAACACTCCCGGTGCCCTCTGCCGTTTCTGTGTCAGCATCCAGGACCATGATATCTCCTGATATGTCAGGAGACCCGTACCAGAAGCCTGAAAGCAGGTTATTCTCTCTTCTTATTTCCTAATACATCAGGAGACCGATTCCATCAATTACCAGTGATAGGCCTATCAGGAAGGCCAGGAATACCGGGTTGCTTACGAATATCCCCAGGATTATATAGATGAATCCCAGAACCACAACAGATATGGCTGCAGCCCTTCCAGCCCTGTGTTCCCTTGAGAAAAGAGCTGTTATACCTGCAATTATAAGGATTATACCCGTTATGTATATCCAGAACGCCGCTAGGAAACTGAAGAGAGCCACATTACCTGCAATGGTCGCTGCAACGATTACACCAAGCACCCCCAGCAGAATGTAGAGCACCCCTGCTCCCCTGTTAACCTTCCATGTTCCAGAACCAAGCAGGAAGAGCCAGATAGCAACAAAGAGCACTGCCACACCAGTGAGGACACTCAGGGTAAATACTGAGAACACAGGAAAAAGAATCACAAGGATCCCCAGGATCAGAGATATGAGGCCTGGAATCTTTGTATCAGACACACTTTCACCCCCCTTCATTGTATATACTAATATGAATTTAATAAGAGGTCAAATCCAGACAGAAAAATCAGTAGATGGTTCAGCAAGAAAAGAAAAGGTGATGCAGATCAACCACCACCATCACATACCTCTGAACCCATATCCACATCCTCAAAGTCTTCCTTCATCTTCCTGATGCGGTCAATGGTGTCACCGCGACCCCCCTTCCTGACCGCCCTCCGGAGTTCGGATTTATCCACAACCTCCAGGTATCCTGTATTGTACCAGAGGTCTGAGTCCTCAAGGCGGACCCATCCCTCGCCATCCTCAACCTTGATGGCTGAGATCTCACCGGTGGTCCCTGTTCCAGTGTAACGTACAGCCATTCCCACCGTCAGAACATTTCCGTTTATGTCCTTTACCTCCATGCCACTCACCCCTCATTCAGGGGATATCTCCATGGACTCCTCCTCTTCGGGGGCCTCCTCTGCCTCATCTGCAGCTATTGCAAGGACGACGTAATCGCCGACCCGGCTGACACTCTCCATATCAACGATGAAGGTCCTCTGCTTGAGGGACAGTTCACCCTTGGATATTATGAGGGACTTTATGAGGCCCTCCTCAGGATCCACCTCCAGGTCAGAGACCTTACCTATCTCCATTGCATTTTTATCCAGCACCTTAAGACCGAGGAACTCCGTCACCTTCATTTGAACACCATGAAATGTTATGTCAGTCATGCTATAAAAAATGATTTATTCATAGCACCCCATATAATAGAACATGACTTCAGTTAAAATATTCAGTGTCTCAGGGATACCCATTGAACTCGATTTCTCATTTCTACTGCTGATGCTGTTCATATACATCCTCGCCTACCTTGGATTCCTCTCAGTGAACCTTGCAGTTCTAATAACCCTTGTATTTGTAACCGTGGTGATACATGAACTGGCCCACTCCTACGTTGCCCTGAGGTTCGGTGTGAAGATAAAGAGCATACTTCTGCTCCCCATCGGTGGGGTTTCAAGGATGGAGGAGATACCCCGCATCCCACGCCAGGAGTTCATGATATCAATCGCCGGGCCCCTCACAAATATACTCATGGCCCTCATCACAGCGGTCCCGCTCCTGTTTGGTCTGAAAGGAGCTGCTGCAAGTTTCGCAGGTGACTTCCTTGCTGTGAACCTGCTTCTTGCAATCTTCAACCTCATACCTGCCTTCCCGATGGATGGTGGCCGTATACTGAGGGCCATCCTGGCTGCGAGACTGAATTACATCAGGGCCACCCGGATAGCTTCGAACCTCGGAAAAATCATAGCGGTCCTGATGGCCGTAACCGGTCTCTTCTACAACTTCTTCCTGATACTCATCGGCTTCTTCATCTACATCGGAGCAGAGCAGGAGTACCAGGCAACCCTCATCTCATCACTCCTGGAGGGTGTCAGGGTGGCAGATGTTA is a window from the Methanothermobacter thermautotrophicus str. Delta H genome containing:
- the sppA gene encoding signal peptide peptidase SppA is translated as MDRNSKIVVGLVAVLSIAGLVLSLAGLLEGGEGTIAIIPVHGAIAYDTAGFSDGVDPDDIKELIAEANSDPSVKAIVLDINSPGGTPVASEELMDAINKSEKPVVSWISDSGTSGAYLAASASDRIVASPSAWVGSIGVILDLTDLSQMYRQMGINKYAIKAGEYKDMGADYRMITDEERQMLQSMVNEEYDYFIKTVAANRNLSVSYVKSLAEGRIFTGRQAVRNRLVDFTGGKDYAVEVAAKLAGVKNYNTITLEPPSGFLRVLSSMFSRLGFASGNTTEELQLH
- a CDS encoding aspartate kinase, whose product is MELIVAKFGGTSIGNGRRIKKAARSVVKEYMKGRKVVVVVSAINKTTDELLQIVDEAMEDAVTEKQLAEIVSMGEMTSVRIFSSAIEALGVKSEYIDPFMDEWPIITDSNLLNAKVDFEATEEKSRELLKLLDQGIIPVVCGFLGRDPNGYITTLGRGGSDITAFLLGHCLKADEVIIVTDVGGVMSTDPNKLQGAKKLDKISVEEMRDLATHGAQVLHPHALKYKDPDIKAKIIGFEHGDLSAPGTEIIGPSKNKMVKTTTLNPDPISVVAVVGEKILNKPGILARLTSRLAENSINIIGISTGQNSVTIFVDKKDADEAHRLLHDVVIADDDLSSLSLGRDIAMITISSPDFIDTPGIISEITKPLRDNDLNIVEISSSQTSVVIFVDWNDGKKAYELVRGVLE
- a CDS encoding CBS domain-containing protein; amino-acid sequence: MTSVKIFSVSGIPIELDFSFLLLMLFIYILAYLGFLSVNLAVLITLVFVTVVIHELAHSYVALRFGVKIKSILLLPIGGVSRMEEIPRIPRQEFMISIAGPLTNILMALITAVPLLFGLKGAAASFAGDFLAVNLLLAIFNLIPAFPMDGGRILRAILAARLNYIRATRIASNLGKIIAVLMAVTGLFYNFFLILIGFFIYIGAEQEYQATLISSLLEGVRVADVMTENPVTLHPHMTVKEALDVMFREKHMGYPVTEAGELRGIVTFHDISDASRDLRVEDVMTGDVVTVRDDEEVTGALEKMNRLQLGRLPVMRDGKLTGIISRTDIVRTLNLMNKKTE
- the hel308 gene encoding ATP-dependent DNA helicase Hel308, which translates into the protein MKSLPPEMRQILGDCYPHIRELNPAQRSAIEAGYLESEDNYIIAIPTASGKTLLGIIAALKTVMEGGRVIYTVPLLSIQNEKIKEFRKLEEHGIRVGKDPRTSDIAVMVFESFDSLTRFSWNILREVDLLIVDEFHMIGEYTRGPVIESAITRARTLNPSVRIVALSATLSNMDEIAGWLDARVVEHDYRPVPLHREVLDTEMFGVREKNDVVLKVLERSLEDGSQTLAFVSTRRFTESLASHLADKISGKIPDDMVESFREVAGKVLEVPKSRGSPPTSTCLKLAECLEAGIAFHHAGLFNRQREIIEDEFRDGNILMITATPSLMYGVNLPSRTVVIRDYTRWTSQGPRRIPVFDYEQMSGRAGRPQYDDAGYSYLIARSHDEAMDLEEYYIRGEVERTTSRIIENRDALYRQIIAQVASGLSGTTEELADFFRNTFYGYQMVEGPFSDSFGMDSIQYEVENATEYLMRNRILYPGPEGFSATEFGLLIAKSNYSVETAIKLHQFASEMDEMDIYRLIYEITRTPDMPLISFKGRKSRDPVRDKLMEHGLFLMDVGNEEATAAALIEWINERTEYEIENAFHVYAASTRRSAYEASKIVKFFGKICEIMGVYRHSSQLEILSARLYYGVKEDAIPLVVGVRGLGRVRARKIIKTFGEDLRHVREDELKRIDGIGPKMAGAIRRYCERF
- a CDS encoding DUF2115 domain-containing protein — encoded protein: MKGSDALIMALRNMAATLGVYDLMEVRVFLERSCRFVQERYRAIYVDAYMSMVVDSVLDLKAGFSGTPEMDDARYSLRDALKRLDEINAPTIVGLTVLYRTYVKGEPLHPPGTPFPGGFEVEKKDGVHYCPVKDKQSDNPEALCDICIARQSPLP
- a CDS encoding chorismate mutase, with product MDEYRAREVLRRSRQKIDGIDRDILDLITSRIALAREIAEAKEVLGMEILDPERELQIIERTRKIARENGIDENKLTELMKILMDLSKTEQKEMLRRQ
- a CDS encoding DUF2098 domain-containing protein; translated protein: MEVKDINGNVLTVGMAVRYTGTGTTGEISAIKVEDGEGWVRLEDSDLWYNTGYLEVVDKSELRRAVRKGGRGDTIDRIRKMKEDFEDVDMGSEVCDGGG
- a CDS encoding shikimate kinase; this translates as MKKTVRSPGSATVINAIATGRGSAFGIGLRVEAEAELIDSGVECISREGADTSLMELCTRMVIEHYGVDAGVRVVTSSDLPVASGLSSSSAASNATVMAVSSLLSDEFGLQPMEDFEMLNMAVDASLQAGVSVTGAYDDASASFYGGLTVTDNMERRIILREPMENQKVLIYMPDRKSLTAQSDVPRMKLLAPWVDMAFREVLDGRVHSALTLNGILYCASLGFDPGIALDALEAGALAAGLSGTGPSFVALTHEDSEADIIDAWENLEGDVLVTSVDNEGTRVLE
- a CDS encoding MJ0307 family thioredoxin, with protein sequence MVVNIEVFTSPTCPYCPMAIEVVDEAKKEFGDKIDVEKIDIMVDREKAIEYGLMAVPAIAINGVVRFVGAPSREELFEAINDEME
- a CDS encoding DUF308 domain-containing protein, with amino-acid sequence MSDTKIPGLISLILGILVILFPVFSVFTLSVLTGVAVLFVAIWLFLLGSGTWKVNRGAGVLYILLGVLGVIVAATIAGNVALFSFLAAFWIYITGIILIIAGITALFSREHRAGRAAAISVVVLGFIYIILGIFVSNPVFLAFLIGLSLVIDGIGLLMY
- the moaC gene encoding cyclic pyranopterin monophosphate synthase MoaC translates to MMKEFTHTDEKGVRMVDVGSKPVVRRTATAEGHILLREDTINLIREKKIEKGNVLATAQIAAIVAVKRTWEIIPLCHPLPLTGVDVEFDLDDDRITARVTVRCDGKTGVEMEAVTGVSVALLTIWDMVKSVEKDDDGQYPETAISNIRVIKKEKLEL
- the cbiD gene encoding cobalt-precorrin-5B (C(1))-methyltransferase CbiD, with the protein product MNDERVFGITTGTAATAAALASLLCLKGCEASKVRVRTPSGILEVDVEYVERISGDTARACVIKRPYPDPDVTVNLEIISTVQITGTPEIMIRGGEGVGIVTKPGLQVPPGEAAINPVPRRMIEENLREHLRDDEGAVVTVSVPGGERIASRTMNPRLGIIGGISILGTTGIARPMSTEAYRESLACQIDIATARGFRELVFVPGNIGERFAREYFESIEDERIIQMANFPGYMLEEADGRGVERIILMGHAGKLIKLSAGIFQTRSSDADARREIMAAHAALMGASRDTVTRIFNDGTVEEMISELEGEGLTGRVFNSIADAIRERFNERFSFDTDVLIFSLDGRILNSNFKTKRNHRFTEVF
- a CDS encoding 30S ribosomal protein S17e, whose protein sequence is MGNIRTSFVKRIAKEMIETHPGKFTDDFDTNKKLVEEFSTVSTKHLRNKIAGYITRIISQQK
- a CDS encoding PRC-barrel domain-containing protein encodes the protein MKVTEFLGLKVLDKNAMEIGKVSDLEVDPEEGLIKSLIISKGELSLKQRTFIVDMESVSRVGDYVVLAIAADEAEEAPEEEESMEISPE
- a CDS encoding DUF2115 domain-containing protein; the protein is MIRSSDIPEKMTEMQLLEMLKKEASSVHIKDIMSASVYLREDARYLPPREQKEFIERFTRAFFNRIRDIKNDKNIYQGHVDTAGLKEFIDFLDQQLSQAKTENERCFQKIARIITIYVTFVRKEPVHPVGTRFPGGFTVRREGNVFYCPVKDRQINTPGALCRFCVSIQDHDIS